A part of Pectinatus sottacetonis genomic DNA contains:
- a CDS encoding AraC family transcriptional regulator, which yields MEQEKSNKNYSTNNFAFPIELHYVDFHHPNFTMPFHWHGEYEILYLLKGKFLFSLNEDKLEVSAGDIIFIHDDVIHGGIPQSDDCIYEYIVFDMKKLLNHNIKYYDLIIDILNHKLHINNYFNSQKTSIQKIIKPLFNALREKPPGYEFITLGMLYMFMGTILKNKLYHPANNYAIAISRHHIYQIKQAFQLIEQAYDTPITLRDLAKAAGFSTNYFCKFFQKMTNHTPIDYLNYYRIDRACLKLISSNTSIKQIALSCGFNDLSYFIKTFKKYRGMSPRKYQKSCNIKKLVQ from the coding sequence ATGGAACAAGAAAAATCTAACAAAAACTATTCAACTAATAATTTTGCTTTTCCCATAGAACTGCATTATGTAGATTTTCATCATCCTAATTTTACTATGCCCTTCCACTGGCATGGTGAATATGAGATTCTCTATTTACTAAAAGGAAAATTTCTTTTTTCTCTTAATGAAGACAAACTTGAGGTTTCAGCTGGTGATATAATATTCATTCATGACGATGTTATACATGGAGGTATCCCTCAATCCGATGATTGTATATACGAATACATTGTTTTTGATATGAAAAAATTATTAAATCATAATATAAAATATTATGATTTAATAATTGATATACTTAATCATAAACTCCATATAAACAATTATTTCAATTCACAAAAAACTTCTATACAAAAAATAATTAAACCGCTTTTTAATGCTCTGAGAGAAAAACCACCAGGTTATGAATTTATAACACTTGGTATGCTCTATATGTTTATGGGAACAATACTAAAAAATAAGCTTTACCACCCAGCAAATAATTATGCTATTGCGATAAGCCGACATCATATCTATCAAATAAAACAAGCTTTCCAACTTATAGAACAGGCCTATGACACACCTATTACGCTCAGAGATCTAGCTAAAGCAGCAGGATTTTCTACCAACTATTTTTGTAAATTTTTTCAAAAAATGACCAATCACACTCCTATAGATTATTTGAACTATTACCGCATTGACAGGGCATGTCTAAAACTAATATCTTCGAATACCTCTATAAAGCAAATAGCATTATCATGTGGTTTTAATGATTTAAGTTACTTTATAAAAACCTTTAAAAAATACAGAGGAATGTCACCCCGTAAATATCAAAAAAGCTGCAATATAAAAAAATTAGTTCAATGA
- the rpmG gene encoding 50S ribosomal protein L33, whose product MRNAVTLACTVCKQRNYQTNKNKKNDPDRLEMNKYCKFCKKHTLHKETK is encoded by the coding sequence ATGCGTAATGCTGTTACTTTGGCTTGTACTGTTTGCAAACAGCGTAACTATCAAACCAATAAAAACAAAAAGAATGATCCGGATAGATTGGAAATGAATAAATATTGTAAGTTCTGCAAGAAACATACATTACATAAAGAAACAAAATAA
- the ilvA gene encoding threonine ammonia-lyase has translation MEKEAAKQTTLNPEEIVKKTSIADVYRAAKQLDGITRHTRLIYSEYFSQISHNEIYIKPENLQKTGSFKLRGAYNCISQLSHNEKARGVIAASAGNHAQGVAYAAQKLKLKAVIVMPATTPILKVEATRAYGAEVVLYGDNYDDACAKAYELEKKHGYVFIHPFNNLEVLLGQGTTALEIIDNLKDVDIILVPIGGGGFASGTALAAKLVNPTIKVIGVEPEGAACMKASLQAGKIVTLPSVDTVAEGTAVKTPGELTFAFIKKYVDEIITVSELEIMSALLSLIEKHKLIAEGAGVLSLAALQRLSCKNKKIAAIVSGGNIDISTISALIDKALVARGRVFCFSVKLPDKPGQLLAISQILSDLNANVIHLDHNQAKVTDSFEKVLLEVTVETHNSNHISQITETLKKYGFQISKVY, from the coding sequence ATGGAAAAAGAAGCAGCAAAACAAACCACTTTAAACCCGGAAGAAATTGTCAAAAAAACATCTATTGCCGATGTCTACAGAGCAGCTAAACAGCTCGATGGCATAACACGTCATACCAGATTAATTTATAGTGAATATTTTTCACAAATATCTCATAATGAAATTTACATAAAACCCGAAAACTTACAAAAAACGGGCTCTTTTAAATTACGCGGTGCTTACAATTGTATAAGTCAACTCTCACATAACGAAAAAGCACGTGGCGTAATAGCCGCTTCTGCTGGCAACCATGCCCAGGGAGTTGCCTATGCAGCACAAAAGCTGAAGCTAAAAGCTGTCATCGTTATGCCTGCCACTACCCCTATTTTAAAAGTCGAAGCCACACGTGCTTATGGCGCAGAAGTTGTCCTCTATGGTGATAATTATGATGATGCCTGCGCTAAAGCATATGAACTTGAAAAAAAACATGGTTATGTTTTCATTCATCCATTTAATAATCTGGAAGTATTATTAGGACAGGGTACAACAGCACTGGAAATCATTGACAATTTAAAAGATGTTGACATCATTCTTGTTCCAATAGGTGGAGGTGGCTTTGCCAGCGGCACAGCACTGGCAGCAAAACTAGTAAACCCAACTATAAAAGTCATTGGTGTAGAACCTGAAGGTGCTGCCTGTATGAAAGCTTCATTACAAGCAGGAAAAATAGTAACTCTACCATCAGTTGATACCGTAGCAGAAGGCACAGCCGTAAAAACACCAGGAGAATTAACCTTTGCTTTTATAAAAAAATATGTTGATGAAATAATAACCGTTTCCGAGCTAGAAATAATGTCTGCTCTTCTATCATTAATTGAAAAACACAAGCTGATTGCAGAAGGGGCTGGAGTGTTATCTTTAGCCGCTTTGCAACGACTATCCTGTAAAAATAAAAAAATTGCTGCTATTGTGAGCGGTGGTAATATAGATATATCTACTATATCTGCTTTAATTGACAAGGCTCTGGTTGCTCGTGGTCGTGTATTTTGTTTTAGTGTTAAGCTTCCTGATAAACCAGGTCAACTCTTAGCAATATCACAAATCTTATCTGACCTTAATGCCAATGTCATTCATCTGGATCATAATCAGGCTAAGGTAACCGACAGTTTTGAAAAAGTATTATTAGAAGTAACTGTAGAAACACATAATAGCAATCATATCAGTCAAATAACCGAAACCTTAAAAAAATATGGCTTTCAAATATCTAAAGTATATTGA
- the secE gene encoding preprotein translocase subunit SecE, producing MTTEEKKNHSFNLKEFLNGVMFEMKKVVWPTRKELSSYTAVVFIAVIFVCALIWICDNFFARVLELILR from the coding sequence ATGACAACTGAAGAAAAAAAGAATCATAGCTTTAATTTAAAAGAATTTTTAAATGGCGTCATGTTTGAAATGAAGAAAGTGGTTTGGCCAACTCGTAAAGAATTGTCTTCTTATACAGCCGTTGTATTTATCGCAGTGATATTTGTTTGTGCTCTCATCTGGATATGTGATAATTTTTTTGCCAGAGTTTTGGAATTGATTTTACGTTAA
- a CDS encoding SufB/SufD family protein yields MEQKLNDSERQLLETISGLTNLPNGAYNIRLNGTPFVRASSDNITITKKTDGKDGIDINIKSGTKNEKVYIPVIMDKSGQSELVYNDFYIGDNCDVTIIAGCGINNCGSHDSQHDGIHSFYVGKNSRVKYIEKHFGEGGGTGEKIMNPTTIVNIEENGYMEMESTQIRGINSTKRITNARVNKNATFIVKEKLLTHESQYAESDFQVDLDGQNSSANVVSRAVAQDKSRQLFTAKIYGNNKCHGHSECDAIIMDEAHIAAVPEIKANDPGANLIHEAAIGKIAGEQLIKLMSLGLTEKEAEQHIIAGFLK; encoded by the coding sequence ATGGAACAAAAACTTAATGACAGTGAACGTCAGTTACTGGAAACAATTTCTGGTTTGACAAATTTACCTAATGGTGCTTATAACATACGGCTGAATGGTACGCCCTTTGTCCGTGCTTCCAGTGATAATATAACTATTACCAAAAAAACTGATGGCAAGGATGGCATTGATATAAACATAAAATCTGGAACCAAAAATGAAAAAGTATATATTCCTGTTATCATGGATAAATCTGGACAGTCTGAATTGGTTTATAATGACTTTTATATTGGAGATAACTGTGATGTAACTATTATTGCCGGCTGCGGTATAAATAACTGTGGTAGCCATGATTCACAGCATGATGGTATTCATTCATTCTATGTAGGGAAAAATTCCCGAGTAAAGTACATAGAAAAACATTTTGGTGAAGGTGGTGGCACTGGGGAAAAAATTATGAATCCTACTACAATCGTAAATATAGAAGAAAATGGCTACATGGAAATGGAATCAACACAAATCCGTGGTATCAATTCCACTAAACGCATAACTAATGCCCGCGTTAACAAAAATGCCACTTTTATTGTAAAAGAAAAACTTCTAACCCATGAATCACAATATGCTGAAAGTGACTTTCAGGTAGATCTGGATGGGCAGAATTCAAGTGCTAATGTTGTATCACGTGCTGTAGCACAGGATAAATCACGGCAATTGTTTACTGCTAAAATTTATGGAAATAACAAATGCCATGGTCATTCGGAATGTGATGCTATAATAATGGATGAAGCACATATAGCTGCAGTTCCTGAAATAAAGGCAAATGATCCTGGAGCTAATTTAATCCACGAAGCAGCCATTGGGAAAATAGCCGGTGAACAACTTATAAAATTAATGTCTTTAGGACTAACGGAAAAAGAAGCTGAACAACATATAATTGCTGGATTTTTAAAATGA
- the rplA gene encoding 50S ribosomal protein L1: MAKFGKKYQDAAKLIEDKFYDAAEAVDLVKKTATAKFDETIEAAIHLGVDPKYADQQVRGALVLPHGTGKAKRVLVFAKGDKVKEAEDAGADFVGSDEFVTKIQGGWFDFDVTVATPDMMGVVGRLGKLLGPRGLMPNPKLGTVTMNLTKAVNEIKAGKIEYRTDKAGNIHVPIGKASFDNAKLLENLQILLDTLVKVKPAAVKGQYMKSVTIAATMGPGIHINPLIKTSKAE, from the coding sequence ATGGCCAAATTTGGCAAGAAATATCAAGATGCAGCAAAACTTATTGAAGATAAGTTTTATGATGCTGCTGAAGCAGTTGATTTAGTAAAGAAAACAGCTACAGCAAAATTCGATGAAACTATAGAAGCTGCCATTCATTTAGGGGTAGATCCTAAATATGCTGATCAGCAAGTACGCGGTGCTTTAGTTTTACCACATGGTACAGGCAAGGCAAAACGTGTTTTAGTTTTTGCTAAGGGTGATAAAGTTAAGGAAGCAGAAGATGCTGGTGCTGATTTTGTTGGTTCAGATGAATTTGTGACTAAAATTCAGGGTGGATGGTTTGATTTTGATGTTACAGTAGCAACACCTGATATGATGGGAGTTGTTGGTCGCTTGGGTAAACTTCTTGGCCCTCGTGGCTTAATGCCTAATCCTAAATTAGGCACTGTTACCATGAATTTAACTAAAGCTGTTAATGAAATCAAAGCAGGTAAGATAGAATATCGTACCGATAAAGCGGGAAATATTCATGTTCCTATTGGGAAAGCGTCTTTTGATAATGCTAAATTATTAGAGAATCTTCAGATTTTACTTGATACACTTGTAAAAGTAAAACCAGCTGCTGTAAAAGGACAGTACATGAAATCTGTTACTATAGCTGCAACTATGGGACCAGGGATTCACATTAACCCGCTTATAAAGACTTCTAAAGCTGAATAA
- a CDS encoding ABC transporter ATP-binding protein, which yields MLKLNNLSFTVKDEKGSKEILKNINLNIDDKKTIVITGPNGGGKSTLAKIIMGIEKPTSGEIIFNGTNITDWDITKRAQTGISFAFQQPIRFKGITVKELLSLAAGEELTTKGACEYLLEVGLCAADYVGRDVDTSLSGGEIKRIEIATILARKSTKLAIFDEPEAGIDLWSFQKLIQVFEKMHNTHHTIVIISHQERILNIADEIILIADGHVEQIGKKDVIIPRLVSIAGSCDIYKGVDK from the coding sequence ATGCTAAAATTAAATAATTTGTCTTTTACTGTAAAAGACGAAAAGGGCTCTAAGGAAATACTAAAAAATATCAATCTAAATATAGATGATAAAAAAACTATCGTAATAACAGGTCCTAATGGCGGAGGTAAATCAACTCTTGCTAAAATAATCATGGGAATAGAAAAGCCTACCTCTGGTGAAATAATATTTAACGGCACAAATATAACCGACTGGGATATAACAAAACGTGCCCAGACAGGAATAAGTTTCGCTTTTCAACAACCTATACGTTTTAAGGGTATAACAGTTAAGGAACTTTTATCACTAGCTGCTGGAGAAGAACTAACTACTAAGGGAGCTTGTGAATATTTGCTTGAGGTAGGATTATGTGCCGCTGATTATGTAGGAAGAGATGTTGACACCTCTCTTTCCGGTGGGGAAATAAAACGTATAGAAATAGCTACTATACTAGCCCGAAAATCTACTAAATTGGCTATTTTTGATGAACCTGAAGCAGGTATTGATCTTTGGAGTTTCCAAAAGCTCATACAAGTCTTTGAAAAAATGCATAATACACATCACACTATTGTAATCATCTCACATCAGGAAAGAATATTAAATATTGCCGATGAAATTATTCTTATAGCTGATGGACATGTAGAACAAATTGGTAAAAAAGACGTAATCATTCCTCGATTAGTATCTATTGCCGGAAGCTGTGACATATATAAAGGAGTGGATAAATAA
- the rplK gene encoding 50S ribosomal protein L11, with translation MPKKVVKMVKLQVPAGKATPAPPVGPALGQAGVNIMAFVKEFNERTAKQAGLIIPVEISVFEDRSFTFITKTPPAAVLLKKAAGIDKASGEPNKTKVAKLARAKVVEIAQTKMPDLNAADIEAATRIIEGTARSMGIEIVD, from the coding sequence ATGCCGAAAAAAGTTGTTAAAATGGTAAAGTTACAAGTTCCTGCTGGTAAAGCTACTCCAGCTCCTCCAGTTGGTCCAGCATTAGGACAGGCCGGGGTTAACATTATGGCTTTTGTAAAAGAATTTAACGAACGCACCGCAAAGCAGGCTGGACTTATTATCCCAGTTGAAATTAGTGTGTTTGAGGATCGTTCCTTTACTTTTATCACTAAGACGCCGCCAGCTGCTGTGTTATTAAAAAAAGCTGCTGGCATAGATAAGGCTTCTGGCGAACCTAATAAAACAAAAGTTGCTAAATTAGCACGTGCAAAAGTTGTTGAAATAGCACAAACAAAAATGCCTGACTTAAACGCTGCTGATATTGAGGCTGCTACCCGCATCATAGAAGGAACAGCACGTAGCATGGGTATTGAAATCGTAGATTGA
- the rplJ gene encoding 50S ribosomal protein L10: protein MAVRPEKQAIVAELKEELSKIQSLVLTGYKGLNVSQDTQLRTKMREAGVTYRVVKNTMLRFAVKELGYEELVPYLEGTTAIAYSAEDPVAPAKVIEAFIKENNLAKTDVLTVKAGVVDGKVIDEAGVKELASLPSREVLIAKMLGSMQAPISGMVNVLQGTIRNAVYVLEAIRKQKESA, encoded by the coding sequence TTGGCAGTACGTCCAGAAAAACAAGCTATTGTTGCTGAATTAAAAGAAGAACTTTCTAAAATACAAAGTCTTGTTCTTACAGGATATAAAGGTCTTAATGTTTCACAGGATACTCAACTGCGTACAAAAATGCGTGAAGCAGGTGTTACTTACCGTGTAGTAAAAAATACTATGCTGCGTTTTGCTGTGAAAGAATTGGGATATGAAGAATTGGTTCCTTACTTAGAAGGTACTACCGCTATTGCTTATTCGGCAGAAGATCCTGTTGCACCAGCAAAGGTAATCGAAGCTTTTATTAAGGAAAATAACTTAGCAAAAACAGATGTTTTAACTGTTAAAGCTGGTGTAGTTGATGGTAAAGTTATTGATGAAGCTGGAGTTAAAGAATTGGCTTCCCTGCCATCTCGCGAAGTTCTCATTGCCAAAATGCTTGGCAGTATGCAGGCTCCTATTTCCGGTATGGTCAATGTACTTCAAGGAACTATTCGCAACGCTGTATATGTGCTTGAAGCTATTCGTAAACAAAAAGAATCAGCATAA
- a CDS encoding methylmalonyl-CoA mutase family protein, whose amino-acid sequence MMKEETKNQDEGGSLDLKAMLKKADEQTDFPKVPFDEFVPPTYEEWKDACIALLKGAPFDKKMYTKTYEGITFEPMYTKAMTESILPKNSFPGMNDFMRGSRISGYVGQPWGVAQSCDETLPKENNELLKHEIDRGSTIYNLRLDRATILNEDAQNADKVGDEGCSITTLADMHNILNGLDLKKYRLYIYAGASALPILSMAAGALQASGKHLKELHGFIGANPIGQMVAQGKNYTALTDLYDEMYQCALWADKNTPDLRTIMAKSDVFSRGGANDVQEMAYTISMAVAYLRAMQERGLTIKQAASKICFGFSMGANFFIQIAKLRAVRPIWAKIVEAFGGDENDQRMYIHARPALFFKTVYDPYVNMLRNTTEIFSGVVGGVDSYENATFDEPIRKGDEFSRRIARNVQIMLQEEFGLLKPIDPAGGSWAVESLTKQMKEKIWAEFQLIEQKGGLIKALQEGYPQTQIAEVLQSRFKNAEFRKDRIVGNNMYPNMTEKLIDKRPEDTVALKKQRTDEINEYLSDIDEVFKQEKLSKLADISQKNLVDSAIEAVKSGATIAEIRKALNTRYDGVSENIEVIMPHRWSERYEALRKVTENYKERNNDNVKVFLANMGPIPQHKARADFSTSFLQVGAFDVLSNNGFKTTDEAVEAAKESGADVVVICSSDKTYPEIVPELAPKLKKALPDAELYLAGAAPKDLEPVYRKAGVDDFISVRANCYKILQFLQKKKGMVE is encoded by the coding sequence CTGATGAAAGAAGAAACAAAAAATCAAGATGAAGGCGGCAGTCTTGATTTGAAGGCTATGCTGAAAAAAGCGGACGAACAAACAGATTTTCCTAAAGTACCATTTGATGAGTTTGTTCCGCCTACTTATGAAGAATGGAAAGATGCCTGTATTGCGCTGCTAAAGGGTGCACCATTTGATAAGAAAATGTATACGAAAACATATGAAGGCATTACATTTGAACCTATGTATACCAAGGCTATGACAGAAAGTATCCTACCCAAAAATTCTTTTCCGGGAATGAATGATTTTATGCGTGGTTCACGTATAAGTGGGTATGTAGGACAGCCATGGGGTGTGGCACAGTCATGTGATGAAACTCTGCCGAAGGAAAATAATGAGCTTCTCAAACATGAAATTGACAGGGGATCAACTATCTATAATTTGAGGCTTGACAGGGCTACTATATTGAATGAGGATGCTCAAAATGCCGATAAGGTTGGTGATGAAGGTTGTAGTATAACTACACTTGCTGATATGCATAATATTCTTAACGGTCTTGATCTGAAGAAATATAGGTTATATATTTATGCAGGTGCATCGGCACTGCCTATTTTATCAATGGCTGCAGGGGCATTACAAGCATCAGGGAAACATTTGAAAGAACTGCATGGTTTTATAGGCGCGAATCCTATTGGACAGATGGTAGCACAAGGAAAAAATTACACTGCCCTTACTGATTTGTATGATGAAATGTACCAATGTGCGTTATGGGCTGATAAAAATACACCTGACTTGCGGACTATTATGGCAAAAAGTGATGTGTTTAGTCGTGGTGGAGCTAATGATGTACAGGAAATGGCATATACGATATCCATGGCTGTAGCTTATTTGAGAGCTATGCAGGAACGCGGTTTGACAATTAAGCAAGCGGCATCAAAGATTTGTTTTGGTTTTTCAATGGGTGCTAATTTCTTTATCCAGATAGCAAAATTGAGGGCCGTTCGTCCTATATGGGCAAAAATTGTAGAAGCATTTGGCGGAGATGAAAACGATCAGCGTATGTATATTCATGCCAGACCGGCATTGTTTTTTAAAACAGTTTATGATCCCTATGTAAATATGCTCAGAAATACTACGGAAATTTTTTCTGGTGTTGTTGGAGGGGTGGATTCATATGAAAATGCAACTTTTGATGAACCTATTAGAAAAGGTGATGAATTTTCCCGCCGTATAGCCCGTAATGTGCAGATTATGCTTCAAGAAGAGTTTGGTTTATTAAAACCGATAGATCCGGCAGGTGGTTCATGGGCTGTTGAAAGTCTGACAAAACAGATGAAGGAAAAGATTTGGGCAGAATTTCAATTAATAGAACAAAAAGGTGGATTAATCAAGGCCCTTCAGGAAGGATATCCGCAGACTCAGATCGCTGAAGTATTGCAATCAAGATTCAAAAATGCAGAATTTCGTAAAGATCGTATTGTTGGGAATAATATGTATCCTAATATGACAGAAAAACTGATTGATAAACGTCCGGAAGATACAGTTGCCCTTAAAAAGCAACGTACAGATGAAATTAACGAATATTTGAGTGATATTGATGAAGTATTTAAGCAGGAAAAGCTAAGTAAACTAGCTGATATATCACAGAAAAATTTGGTTGATTCAGCTATAGAGGCAGTAAAATCTGGGGCAACTATTGCTGAAATACGTAAAGCGCTTAATACGAGATATGATGGTGTAAGTGAAAATATAGAAGTAATAATGCCGCACCGTTGGAGTGAAAGATATGAAGCTTTGCGTAAGGTAACAGAAAATTATAAAGAAAGAAATAATGATAATGTCAAAGTGTTTTTAGCGAATATGGGGCCGATACCGCAACATAAAGCCAGAGCAGATTTTTCTACCAGTTTTTTGCAAGTAGGGGCATTTGATGTCCTTTCAAACAATGGCTTTAAGACAACAGATGAGGCAGTTGAAGCGGCTAAAGAGTCAGGAGCAGATGTTGTTGTTATATGTTCTTCAGACAAAACATATCCGGAAATTGTGCCAGAATTAGCGCCTAAACTGAAAAAGGCTCTGCCGGATGCTGAACTCTATTTAGCTGGCGCTGCTCCTAAGGATTTAGAACCTGTATATCGAAAAGCTGGCGTGGATGATTTTATTTCAGTCAGAGCAAATTGTTATAAAATTTTACAGTTTTTGCAAAAAAAGAAAGGTATGGTTGAATAA
- the rplL gene encoding 50S ribosomal protein L7/L12 translates to MTKEEIMQAIEEMTVLELSELVKAMEDKFGVSAAAPVAVAAAPAAGGAAAEEKTEFDVVLASIGASKINVIKAVRAITGLGLKEAKALVDGAPAPIKEKVSKDEAADIKGKLEEAGATVEVK, encoded by the coding sequence ATGACTAAAGAAGAAATAATGCAGGCCATTGAAGAAATGACTGTTCTTGAATTATCTGAACTCGTAAAAGCTATGGAAGACAAATTTGGTGTTAGTGCAGCTGCTCCTGTTGCTGTTGCAGCTGCTCCCGCTGCCGGTGGTGCTGCTGCTGAAGAAAAAACTGAATTTGATGTAGTTCTTGCATCAATTGGTGCTAGCAAAATCAATGTAATTAAAGCTGTACGTGCCATTACAGGTCTTGGCTTAAAAGAAGCTAAAGCTTTAGTTGATGGTGCACCTGCTCCTATCAAAGAAAAAGTTTCTAAAGATGAAGCTGCTGATATTAAAGGCAAATTAGAAGAAGCCGGCGCAACTGTAGAAGTAAAATAA
- the nusG gene encoding transcription termination/antitermination protein NusG produces MSIDTENIKKWYVIHTYSGYENKVKANLERKVHSMGMEDEIFKIVVPMENEIEKKNGKEKVVSHKIFPGYVLVEMIVSDRSWYVVRNTPGVTGFVGSGTKPIPLSEGEVKKILGSCDENGEGKVHLDIEVGESVHINSGAFENFAATVTEIDYNKSKVKVIIDMFGRETTVEVGFDQIEKI; encoded by the coding sequence ATGTCCATTGATACGGAAAATATAAAAAAATGGTATGTCATTCATACTTATTCCGGTTATGAAAATAAGGTAAAGGCTAATTTGGAACGAAAAGTTCATTCTATGGGAATGGAAGATGAAATATTTAAAATTGTAGTTCCCATGGAAAATGAAATTGAAAAGAAAAATGGCAAGGAAAAAGTGGTCAGCCATAAAATTTTCCCTGGGTATGTATTAGTAGAAATGATCGTAAGTGATCGTTCTTGGTATGTCGTTAGGAATACGCCAGGTGTAACGGGGTTTGTTGGCTCTGGGACTAAACCTATTCCTCTTAGTGAAGGCGAAGTCAAGAAAATTTTAGGATCCTGTGATGAAAATGGTGAAGGCAAGGTTCATCTTGATATTGAAGTAGGAGAAAGTGTACATATTAATTCAGGAGCTTTCGAAAATTTTGCGGCTACCGTTACTGAAATTGATTATAATAAATCTAAAGTAAAAGTTATTATTGATATGTTTGGCAGGGAAACAACTGTTGAAGTTGGCTTTGACCAAATAGAAAAAATATAG